Proteins from one Stegostoma tigrinum isolate sSteTig4 chromosome 17, sSteTig4.hap1, whole genome shotgun sequence genomic window:
- the ndufs3 gene encoding NADH dehydrogenase [ubiquinone] iron-sulfur protein 3, mitochondrial: protein MAARLVGLARAGWLRTFRNVGPGCGAVASQIRFEGSVSETRPTVRPRNELQRNQLSAFGEYVAEILPKYVQQVQVTCFNELEVFIHPEGIIPVLTFLRDHTNAQFKSLVDETAVDVPSRPFRFEIVYNLLSLQFNSRIRVKTYTDELTPLDSLVPVFQAANWYEREIWDMFGVFFADHPDLRRILTDYGFEGHPFRKDFPLSGYIEVRYDDEVKRIVAEPIELAQEFRKFDLNSPWETFPAYREPAELPKLEAGEKKPETK from the exons ATGGCGGCCAGGCTGGTGGGTCTGGCTCGGGCCGGATGGTTGAGAACCTTCCGGAATGTGG GTCCTGGCTGTGGTGCTGTGGCCTCTCAGATCAGGTTTGAGGGATCCGTTTCTGAGACGCGGC CTACTGTCCGACCAAGGAATGAACTACAACGCAACCAGCTCTCTGCATTTGGTGAATATGTTGCTGAAATTCTTCCCAAATACGTCCAACAAGTTCAG GTGACATGTTTCAATGAGTTGGAGGTTTTTATCCATCCAGAGGGCATTATACCAGTGTTGACATTCCTTCGGGATCACACCAATGCCCAGTTTAAATCTCTTGTAGATGAAACTGCAGTCGATGTCCCTTCTCGTCCATTTAGGTTTGAG ATTGTATATAACCTGCTTTCACTGCAGTTTAACTCTCGTATCCGTGTGAAGACTTACACTGATGAGTTGACGCCACTGGATTCCCTGGTACCCGTGTTCCAGGCTGCAAACTGGTATGAGAGAGAG ATTTGGGATATGTTTGGTGTATTTTTTGCTGACCATCCGGATCTAAGACGAATCCTCACAGACTATGGATTTGAAGGCCATCCTTTTCGCAAAGACTTCCCACTCTCTGGCTACATAGAG GTACGATATGATGATGAGGTAAAACGTATTGTAGCTGAGCCTATTGAACTTGCCCAGGAATTCCGCAAATTTGACCTCAACAGTCCATGGGAAACTTTCCCAGCGTACCGAGAACCAGCTGAATTACCCAAACTTGAAGCTGGAGAGAAAAAACCTGAGACAAAATGA
- the rag1 gene encoding V(D)J recombination-activating protein 1, protein MPLETLPLDKKTIEDKALEQMHLELTPSKNKSCDVSQTEAKSLEEHILQLQNLCRICGVSFNTNSYDMKFLVNGPVDDVTQEVLRKMGYDDCFWPELIRNTFRIDVKTDTEAGYPTHFCYKCWCIVIQAINNTTNEDAFFPINTVVEWKPHSNLCSVCSFSGGARKRKGLKQSPPVTKKPRVATDALMRPRVIKRKDHVNSTSLLLAKKIVNCKKFHLTSKLLVLDYPNNFIQSVSCQVCEHLLADPVQSPCKHLFCRTCILKCIAVLGKYCPVCRFPCGPKDFLSPVKSFINVLNSLMLKCPVTDCEMEVRLGEYSKHAQNHKETRMKHAYSPVNKGGRPRLHLLSLTRRAQKHRLRNLKLQVKAFADKEEDGDVKSVCLTLLLLALRAGNEHRQADELEAVMQGRGSELKPAVCLAIRVNTFLSCSQYHKMYRTVKATTGKQIFQPLHALRNAEKILLPGYYPFEWQPPLANVSTNTEVGIIDGLSGWTQCVDDYPMETISRRFRYDVALASAVKELEDDILEGLKQHNVDEFVSGPFTVVIKESCDGMGDVSEKHGCGPPVPEKAVRFSFTIMSISVMNENDEKVVIFEELKPNSELCCRPLSLMLADESDHETLTAILGPVIAEREAMKSSDLILEIGDLHRSFQFIFRGTGYDEKLVREMEGLEASGSMYVCTLCDATRNEASQNLVLHSITRSHKENLERYEIWRSNPYHETTDELRDRVKGVSAKPFIETQPSIDALHCDIGNATEFYRLFQDEIGELYKNQSTSKEERKRWQAMLDKHLRMKMNLKPVMRLNGNFARKLMTKETVEAVCELIPSERRREILRELMHLYLRMKPVWRSTFPARECPELLCQYSYNSQRFAQLLRTEFKHRYEGKITNYLHKTLAHVPEIIERDGSIGAWASEGNESGNKLFRRFRKMNARQSKSYELEDILKHHWLYTSRYLQKFMDVHNTLKNVKCDTLPPELVNEEDTVLQNNSLDF, encoded by the coding sequence ATGCCATTGGAAACACTGCCTTTGGACAAGAAGACTATTGAAGACAAGGCCCTGGAACAAATGCATTTAGAACTCACCCCATCAAAAAACAAGTCCTGTGACGTTAGCCAAACGGAAGCGAAATCTTTGGAAGAGCATATATTACAATTGCAAAATCTATGTCGTATTTGTGGAGTTTCCTTTAACACCAACAGTTATGATATGAAATTTCTGGTTAATGGTCCTGTTGATGATGTCACCCAAGAGGTGCTCAGGAAAATGGGATATGATGATTGTTTTTGGCCAGAACTCATCCGTAACACATTTAGGATAGATGTCAAGACTGATACAGAAGCCGGATATCCCACTCACTTCTGCTATAAATGCTGGTGTATTGTGATTCAGGCAATTAACAATACAACGAATGAAGATGCATTCTTTCCGATCAATACAGTCGTTGAATGGAAACCACATTCCAATCTTTGTAGCGTTTGCAGCTTTTCGGGTGGGGCCCGCAAACGAAAAGGTCTCAAACAAAGTCCACCTGTTACAAAGAAACCCAGAGTAGCAACTGATGCTCTAATGAGACCAAGGGTCATTAAAAGAAAAGATCATGTAAATAGCACAAGTCTGTTATTGGCTAAAAAGATTGTCAACTGCAAGAAGTTCCATCTAACTTCAAAACTCCTTGTGCTTGATTATCCCAATAATTTTATCCAGTCTGTATCCTGTCAGGTTTGTGAGCACTTACTTGCTGACCCTGTGCAATCACCTTGCAAGCATCTTTTCTGCAGAACGTGTATTCTCAAATGCATTGCAGTCCTGGGAAAGTATTGTCCAGTTTGTAGATTTCCTTGTGGTCCCAAAGACTTCTTAAGCCCTGTTAAATCGTTCATAAATGTTCTCAATTCACTTATGCTAAAGTGTCCAGTGACAGACTGTGAAATGGAGGTGAGACTCGGTGAATATTCGAAACATGCCCAAAACCACAAAGAAACGAGAATGAAGCATGCTTACTCACCAGTCAACAAGGGGGGCCGCCCAAGACTACATTTGCTTTCTCTAACCCGAAGGGCTCAAAAGCATCGTCTGCGAAATCTGAAGCTTCAGGTGAAGGCTTTTGCAGACAAAGAGGAAGATGGCGATGTAAAGTCTGTTTGTCTGACTCTGTTACTTCTGGCACTCAGAGCTGGAAATGAGCACAGGCAAGCAGATGAGCTGGAAGCTGTAATGCAGGGCAGAGGATCCGAACTGAAACCAGCAGTCTGCCTTGCCATTAGAGTTAACACATTCCTGAGTTGTAGTCAGTATCATAAAATGTATAGGACAGTCAAAGCAACAACTGGGAAGCAGATCTTCCAGCCGTTGCATGCACTTCGAAATGCAGAAAAAATACTGTTGCCAGGTTATTATCCATTTGAATGGCAGCCGCCTCTGGCAAATGTCTCAACAAACACTGAGGTGGGAATTATAGACGGCCTGAGCGGCTGGACACAATGTGTTGATGATTACCCAATGGAAACCATTTCTAGAAGGTTCAGGTATGATGTGGCCCTTGCTTCGGCCGTGAAGGAGCTCGAAGATGATATTCTAGAAGGTCTGAAACAACATAACGTGGACGAGTTTGTGAGTGGACCATTTACTGTCGTGATCAAGGAGTCTTGCGATGGAATGGGCGATGTCAGTGAGAAGCACGGTTGTGGCCCACCTGTTCCAGAAAAGGCAGTGAGGTTTTCCTTTACGATCATGAGTATAAGTGTGATGAACGAGAATGACGAGAAAGTGGTCATTTTTGAAGAGCTGAAGCCCAATTCTGAGTTGTGCTGCCGCCCACTTTCCCTGATGTTGGCGGACGAATCCGACCACGAAACGTTGACCGCGATCCTGGGCCCAGTCATCGCTGAGCGAGAAGCTATGAAGAGCAGCGATTTGATTCTTGAGATCGGGGACTTGCACAGATCCTTCCAGTTCATCTTTCGAGGCACGGGATACGATGAGAAGCTCGTTCGGGAAATGGAGGGTCTTGAAGCTTCGGGCTCCATGTACGTCTGCACATTGTGTGATGCCACGCGAAACGAGGCTTCCCAGAACTTGGTTCTCCATTCCATAACGAGAAGCCACAAGGAGAACTTGGAGCGCTATGAAATTTGGCGCTCAAACCCATACCACGAAACCACTGATGAGTTGCGTGACCGGGTTAAGGGGGTTTCAGCAAAGCCGTTCATTGAAACCCAGCCATCCATCGATGCCTTGCACTGTGACATTGGGAACGCCACGGAATTCTACAGACTCTTCCAGGATGAGATCGGAGAGCTGTACAAAAATCAAAGCACATCCAAAGAGGAGAGAAAACGGTGGCAGGCGATGCTCGACAAGCACCTGAGAATGAAGATGAACCTGAAGCCTGTCATGAGGTTGAACGGGAATTTTGCCAGAAAGCTGATGACCAAAGAGACAGTTGAGGCTGTGTGTGAGCTAATTCCATCTGAACGAAGGCGGGAAATCCTCAGGGAGCTCATGCACCTTTATCTTCGGATGAAACCAGTGTGGCGTTCCACGTTTCCAGCCAGGGAATGCCCTGAGCTTCTTTGCCAGTACAGCTACAATTCCCAGAGATTCGCACAACTGCTTCGTACGGAGTTTAAGCACAGATATGAGGGGAAGATCACCAACTACCTGCACAAGACTCTGGCTCACGTCCCTGAGATCATTGAAAGAGATGGCTCCATAGGTGCTTGGGCGAGTGAAGGCAATGAGTCAGGTAACAAACTTTTTCGCCGTTTCAGGAAAATGAATGCCAGGCAGTCCAAAAGTTATGAATTGGAAGACATTTTGAAACACCACTGGCTGTATACTTCAAGATATTTACAGAAGTTCATGGATGTACACAACACATTAAAGAATGTAAAGTGTGATACTCTACCACCTGAGCTGGTCAATGAAGAAGATACAGTACTTCAGAATAATTCCCTTGATTTTTAG